From a region of the Paenibacillus lutimineralis genome:
- a CDS encoding response regulator transcription factor, whose translation MVRILLVDDHPSVGEGTKNMIEQDPDMQVTVFMSAIEALGLVEQESFDVMLFDLNMPIISGIELTKRIMKVRPESRILIYTGYEISPNFNILVESGVSGVVSKTATREQLLNSIRCVLRDEAVIPVSLLRQLRRREIRLNQGREEKSMEEVSINEREQEILQEVSSGSSNKDIASRLLMSQRTVEYNLTRIFEKLNVRSRSEAIVEARRLGLIHSSEFV comes from the coding sequence ATGGTTCGAATATTGCTGGTTGATGATCATCCCTCGGTTGGTGAAGGAACCAAGAATATGATTGAGCAGGATCCAGATATGCAGGTCACGGTGTTCATGTCCGCGATAGAAGCGCTGGGGTTGGTGGAGCAGGAGAGCTTCGATGTGATGCTTTTTGATTTGAACATGCCGATTATAAGCGGGATTGAGCTGACGAAGCGAATTATGAAGGTCAGGCCGGAGAGCCGTATTCTGATATATACGGGGTATGAGATCAGTCCTAACTTCAACATTCTCGTTGAATCGGGTGTCAGTGGCGTGGTCAGTAAGACGGCGACTCGCGAGCAGCTACTTAATTCGATCCGCTGCGTTCTACGCGATGAGGCAGTGATTCCGGTATCGCTGTTGCGTCAACTGCGGCGCAGAGAAATTCGTCTGAACCAAGGGCGGGAAGAGAAGTCGATGGAAGAGGTATCGATCAATGAGCGGGAGCAGGAAATTCTCCAGGAGGTCTCTAGTGGAAGCAGCAACAAGGATATTGCCTCTAGGCTATTGATGAGCCAGCGAACGGTCGAATATAATCTGACACGTATCTTCGAGAAGCTTAATGTACGCTCGCGGTCGGAAGCGATTGTTGAGGCCAGACGACTGGGTCTGATTCACTCCAGTGAGTTCGTATAG